A window of Pseudomonas alcaliphila JAB1 genomic DNA:
ATCTGCATCACCTTGGTGTCCACCAGGATGCCGGACAGGTTCACAAGGGGCAGTTCTGGTTGCTGCTGGCGCTGGACAGCAGCTCGTGGGCGAGAGGTCATCTTCGCGGTGACCACTTTGCACCAGGGGCTGGCGGGTACGCCGATGGCAATCACCTTGGCGATATTCAGCGGCAAGCCGCAGCGATACTGGGGTGGTTGCGGTGTTCTCCTCTTGGGCCCGCTGACGGCCTGGCCGTCAGCGGTCGCCCCTGGGGGTCAGACGATGGTCAAGGTGACGTCGATGTTGCCGCGGGTGGCGTTGGAATAGGGGCAGACGATGTGCGCGCGGTCCACCAGGGTCTGCGCCGCTTCGCGATCCAGGCCCGGCAGGCTGATGCGCAGCTCCACTTCGATGCCGAAGCCGGTGGGGATCGGACCGATGCCCACGGTGCCTTCGATAAAGGTGTCGGCCGGGATGCTCAGCTTGTCGCGGGCGGCGACGAACTTCAGGGCGCCGAGGAAGCAGGCCGAATAGCCGGCGGCGAACAGTTGTTCCGGGTTGGTGCCATTGCCGCCGGCGCCGCCGAGTTCCTTCGGCGTGGTCAGGGCGATGTCCAGTACGCCGTCGGAGGAGACGGCGCGGCCCTCACGGCCGCCGAAGGCTTCAGCGGTAGCACGGTAGAGAACGTTTTCGATGGTCATGGCGGTATTCCTCTTCAGATGCGATGGGGGCGTAGGGATGCGT
This region includes:
- a CDS encoding organic hydroperoxide resistance protein: MTIENVLYRATAEAFGGREGRAVSSDGVLDIALTTPKELGGAGGNGTNPEQLFAAGYSACFLGALKFVAARDKLSIPADTFIEGTVGIGPIPTGFGIEVELRISLPGLDREAAQTLVDRAHIVCPYSNATRGNIDVTLTIV